From the Manis javanica isolate MJ-LG chromosome 11, MJ_LKY, whole genome shotgun sequence genome, one window contains:
- the EML3 gene encoding echinoderm microtubule-associated protein-like 3 isoform X4: MDGAGVPDEDPAQEALQSLSRRLQVQEKEMELVKAALAEALRLLRLQAPPTSLQDSGTPAPTRDCLAAPSGLPPTCSPFLVSRGTQTETEVEMQPPTGPAGLSNGPPAPQGGSEEPSGTQSEGGGSGSGTGSPGPPGGLRLVQPPQCTDAPRRNSSSSSSPSERPRQKLSRKAASSANLLLRSGSTESRGGKDPLFSPGGPGSRRSNYNLEGISVKMFLRGRPITMYIPSGIRSLEELPSGPPPETLSLDWVYGYRGRDSRSNLFVLRSGEVVYFIACVVVLYRPRGGPGGPGGGGQRHYRGHTDCVRCLAVHPDGVRVASGQTAGVDKDGKPLQPVVHIWNSETLLKLQEIGLGAFERGVGALAFSVADQGAFLCVVDDSNEHMLSVWDCSRGTKLAEIKSTNDSVLAVGFNPRDSSCIVTSGKSHVHFWNWSGGAGVPGNGTLTRKQGVFGKYKKPKFIPCFVFLPDGDILTGDSEGNILTWGRSLSDSRTPGRGGAKETYGIVAQAHAHEGSIFALCLRRDGTVLSGGGRDRRLVQWGPGLVALQEAEIPEHFGAVRAIAEGLGSELLVGTTKNALLRGDLAQGFSPVIQGHTDELWGLCTHPFQNRFLTCGHDRQLCLWDGEGHALAWSIDLKETGVCADFHPSGAVVAVGLNTGRWLVLDTETREIVSDVTDGNEQLSVVRYSPDGLYLAIGSHDNMIYIYSVSSDGAKSSRFGRCVVRKLGWRVGHCHSRVTPASSLTLTGPRMEISSCPILGTMRSFTGMWLEAASC, from the exons ATGGACGGGGCCGGGGTGCCCG ATGAGGACCCTGCTCAGGAGGCCTTGCAGTCCTTGAGCCGGCGGCTTCAGGTGCAGGAAAAGGAGATGGAGCTGGTGAAGGCGGCCCTGGCCGAAGCCCTTCGCCTGCTGCGGCTACAGgcaccccccacctccctgcaggATTCTGGCACACCAGCTCCAACGAGGGACTG CCTTGCAGCACCCTCAGGATTGCCACCCACatgtagtcccttcttggtgagCCGAGGCAcccagacagagacagaggtggagatGCAGCCACCCACTGGCCCCGCTGGCCTGAGCAACGGGCCCCCCGCCCCTCAGGGAGGCAGTGAAGAGCCGAGCGGGACCCAGTCTGAAGGAGGGGGCAGCGGCAGTGGCACCGGCTCCCCCGGCCCGCCGGGGGGCCTCAGGCTCGTGCAGCCTCCGCAGTGCACTGACGC ACCGCGGAgaaattcctcctcctcctcatcccccTCAGAGCGGCCTCGACAGAAACTCTCCCGGAAGGCGGCTTCCTCGGCCAACCTGCTATTGCGGTCAGGGAGCACAGAGAG CCGTGGGGGGAAAGACCCCCTCTTCAGCCCTGGGGGTCCTGGATCTCGGAGGAGCAATTACAATTTGG AAGGCATCTCAGTGAAGATGTTCCTTCGAGGCCGCCCCATTACCATGTACATCCCGTCTGGCATCCGCAGCCTTGAGGAGCTGCCCAGCGGCCCACCCCCGGAGACCCTCAGCCTTGACTGGGT TTATGGGTACAGGGGTCGCGACTCCCGCTCTAATCTGTTTGTGCTGCGCTCTGGGGAGGTAGTCTACTTTATTGCCTGTGTGGTGGTGCTATACCGGCCCCGGGGAGGCCCAGGAGGTCCTGGAGGTGGCGGCCAGAGACATTACCGGGGGCACACGGACTGCGTGCGATG CCTGGCTGTTCACCCTGATGGTGTTCGGGTAGCCTCAGGACAGACAGCTGGAGTCGATAAGGACGGAAAG CCCCTGCAGCCTGTGGTTCACATCTGGAACTCAGAGACACTGCTGAAGCTGCAGGAGATTGGTCTAGGGGCCTTCGAGCGGGGTGTGGGGGCCCTGGCCTTTTCAGTTGCG GATCAGGGTGCTTTTCTTTGTGTGGTGGATGATTCCAACGAGCACATGCTGTCAGTGTGGGACTGCAGCCGGGGCACAAAGCTGGCTGAGATCAAG AGCACAAATGACTCAGTCCTGGCCGTTGGCTTTAACCCACGCGACAGCAGCTGCATTGTCACTAGTGGGAAATCCCACGTCCACTTCTGGAACTGGAGTGGAGGAGCAGGGGTTCCTGGGAATGGAACCCTCACCCGGAAACAGGGTGTCTTTGGG AAATACAAGAAACCCAAGTTTATCCCTTGTTTTGTGTTCCTCCCGGATGGGGACATTCTCACTGGTGACTCAGAGGGGAACATTCTCACCTGGGGGAGGAGTCTCTCAGATTCCAGGACcccaggcaggggtggggccaAAG AGACCTACGGGATTGTGGCCCAGGCCCATGCTCATGAAGGTTCCATCTTCGCCCTGTGTCTCCGGCGGGACGGGACTGTGCTGAGTGGTGGTGGGCGGGACCGCCGGCTGGTACAGTGGGGGCCCGGGTTGGTGGCCCTCCAAGAGGCTGAG ATTCCTGAACACTTTGGAGCTGTGCGGGCCATTGCTGAGGGGCTGGGTTCTGAGCTGCTGGTGGGAACCACGAAGAATGCATTGCTGAGAGGAGATCTGGCCCAGGGCTTCTCCCCTGTAATCCAG GGCCACACAGACGAGCTCTGGGGACTCTGCACACATCCCTTCCAGAACCGCTTCCTCACCTGCGGCCATGACCGGCAGCTTTGCCTGTGGGATGGGGAGGGCCATGCACTGGCCTGGAGTATCGACCTCAAG GAGACTGGTGTTTGTGCTGATTTTCACCCCAGTGGGGCAGTTGTGGCTGTAGGACTGAACACGGGGAG GTGGCTGGTTTTGGACACAGAGACCAGAGAGATTGTGTCTGATGTCACCGATGGCAATGAGCAGCTCTCAGTGGTCCGGTACAGCCCAG ATGGGTTGTACCTGGCCATTGGTTCCCATGACAACATGATCTACATCTATAGCGTTTCCAGTGATGGTGCCAAGTCCAGCCGCTTTGGCCGCTGTGTGGTGAGGAAGctgggctggagggtggggcATTGCCATAGCAG GGTCACTCCAGCTTCATCACTCACCTTGACTGGTCCAAGGATGGAAATTTCATCATGTCCAATTCTGGGGACTATGAGATCCTTTACT GGGATGTGGCTGGAGGCTGCAAGCTGCTGA
- the EML3 gene encoding echinoderm microtubule-associated protein-like 3 isoform X3: MDGAGVPDEDPAQEALQSLSRRLQVQEKEMELVKAALAEALRLLRLQAPPTSLQDSGTPAPTRDCLAAPSGLPPTCSPFLVSRGTQTETEVEMQPPTGPAGLSNGPPAPQGGSEEPSGTQSEGGGSGSGTGSPGPPGGLRLVQPPQCTDAPRRNSSSSSSPSERPRQKLSRKAASSANLLLRSGSTESRGGKDPLFSPGGPGSRRSNYNLEGISVKMFLRGRPITMYIPSGIRSLEELPSGPPPETLSLDWVYGYRGRDSRSNLFVLRSGEVVYFIACVVVLYRPRGGPGGPGGGGQRHYRGHTDCVRWIRVLFFVWWMIPTSTCCQCGTAAGAQSWLRSRAQMTQSWPLALTHATAAALSLVGNPTSTSGTGVEEQGFLGMEPSPGNRVSLGNTRNPSLSLVLCSSRMGTFSLVTQRGTFSPGGGVSQIPGPQAGVGPKAAPVPHFPAPQEHDPPRTLPTETYGIVAQAHAHEGSIFALCLRRDGTVLSGGGRDRRLVQWGPGLVALQEAEIPEHFGAVRAIAEGLGSELLVGTTKNALLRGDLAQGFSPVIQGHTDELWGLCTHPFQNRFLTCGHDRQLCLWDGEGHALAWSIDLKETGVCADFHPSGAVVAVGLNTGRWLVLDTETREIVSDVTDGNEQLSVVRYSPDGLYLAIGSHDNMIYIYSVSSDGAKSSRFGRCVGHSSFITHLDWSKDGNFIMSNSGDYEILYWDVAGGCKLLRNRYESRDREWATYTCVLGFHVYGVWPDGSDGTDINSLCRSHNERVVAVADDFCKVHLFQYPCARAKAPSLVYGGHGSHVTSVRFTHDDSHLVSLGGKDASIFQWRVLGAGGAGPAPATPSRTPSLSPASSLDV; the protein is encoded by the exons ATGGACGGGGCCGGGGTGCCCG ATGAGGACCCTGCTCAGGAGGCCTTGCAGTCCTTGAGCCGGCGGCTTCAGGTGCAGGAAAAGGAGATGGAGCTGGTGAAGGCGGCCCTGGCCGAAGCCCTTCGCCTGCTGCGGCTACAGgcaccccccacctccctgcaggATTCTGGCACACCAGCTCCAACGAGGGACTG CCTTGCAGCACCCTCAGGATTGCCACCCACatgtagtcccttcttggtgagCCGAGGCAcccagacagagacagaggtggagatGCAGCCACCCACTGGCCCCGCTGGCCTGAGCAACGGGCCCCCCGCCCCTCAGGGAGGCAGTGAAGAGCCGAGCGGGACCCAGTCTGAAGGAGGGGGCAGCGGCAGTGGCACCGGCTCCCCCGGCCCGCCGGGGGGCCTCAGGCTCGTGCAGCCTCCGCAGTGCACTGACGC ACCGCGGAgaaattcctcctcctcctcatcccccTCAGAGCGGCCTCGACAGAAACTCTCCCGGAAGGCGGCTTCCTCGGCCAACCTGCTATTGCGGTCAGGGAGCACAGAGAG CCGTGGGGGGAAAGACCCCCTCTTCAGCCCTGGGGGTCCTGGATCTCGGAGGAGCAATTACAATTTGG AAGGCATCTCAGTGAAGATGTTCCTTCGAGGCCGCCCCATTACCATGTACATCCCGTCTGGCATCCGCAGCCTTGAGGAGCTGCCCAGCGGCCCACCCCCGGAGACCCTCAGCCTTGACTGGGT TTATGGGTACAGGGGTCGCGACTCCCGCTCTAATCTGTTTGTGCTGCGCTCTGGGGAGGTAGTCTACTTTATTGCCTGTGTGGTGGTGCTATACCGGCCCCGGGGAGGCCCAGGAGGTCCTGGAGGTGGCGGCCAGAGACATTACCGGGGGCACACGGACTGCGTGCGATG GATCAGGGTGCTTTTCTTTGTGTGGTGGATGATTCCAACGAGCACATGCTGTCAGTGTGGGACTGCAGCCGGGGCACAAAGCTGGCTGAGATCAAG AGCACAAATGACTCAGTCCTGGCCGTTGGCTTTAACCCACGCGACAGCAGCTGCATTGTCACTAGTGGGAAATCCCACGTCCACTTCTGGAACTGGAGTGGAGGAGCAGGGGTTCCTGGGAATGGAACCCTCACCCGGAAACAGGGTGTCTTTGGG AAATACAAGAAACCCAAGTTTATCCCTTGTTTTGTGTTCCTCCCGGATGGGGACATTCTCACTGGTGACTCAGAGGGGAACATTCTCACCTGGGGGAGGAGTCTCTCAGATTCCAGGACcccaggcaggggtggggccaAAG GCTGCTCCTGTTCCCCACTTCCCTGCACCCCAAGAGCATGACCCACCCAGGACTTTGCCAACAGAGACCTACGGGATTGTGGCCCAGGCCCATGCTCATGAAGGTTCCATCTTCGCCCTGTGTCTCCGGCGGGACGGGACTGTGCTGAGTGGTGGTGGGCGGGACCGCCGGCTGGTACAGTGGGGGCCCGGGTTGGTGGCCCTCCAAGAGGCTGAG ATTCCTGAACACTTTGGAGCTGTGCGGGCCATTGCTGAGGGGCTGGGTTCTGAGCTGCTGGTGGGAACCACGAAGAATGCATTGCTGAGAGGAGATCTGGCCCAGGGCTTCTCCCCTGTAATCCAG GGCCACACAGACGAGCTCTGGGGACTCTGCACACATCCCTTCCAGAACCGCTTCCTCACCTGCGGCCATGACCGGCAGCTTTGCCTGTGGGATGGGGAGGGCCATGCACTGGCCTGGAGTATCGACCTCAAG GAGACTGGTGTTTGTGCTGATTTTCACCCCAGTGGGGCAGTTGTGGCTGTAGGACTGAACACGGGGAG GTGGCTGGTTTTGGACACAGAGACCAGAGAGATTGTGTCTGATGTCACCGATGGCAATGAGCAGCTCTCAGTGGTCCGGTACAGCCCAG ATGGGTTGTACCTGGCCATTGGTTCCCATGACAACATGATCTACATCTATAGCGTTTCCAGTGATGGTGCCAAGTCCAGCCGCTTTGGCCGCTGTGTG GGTCACTCCAGCTTCATCACTCACCTTGACTGGTCCAAGGATGGAAATTTCATCATGTCCAATTCTGGGGACTATGAGATCCTTTACT GGGATGTGGCTGGAGGCTGCAAGCTGCTGAGGAATCGCTATGAGAGCAGAGACCGGGAGTGGGCCACGtacacctgtgtgctgggctTCCATGTCTATG GCGTGTGGCCGGACGGCTCGGATGGCACCGACATCAACTCCCTGTGCCGCTCGCACAACGAGCGCGTGGTGGCTGTGGCCGACGACTTCTGCAAAGTACACCTCTTCCAGTACCCGTGCGCGCGCGCCAAG GCGCCGAGCCTCGTGTACGGCGGCCACGGCAGCCACGTGACCAGCGTCCGGTTTACGCACGACGACTCCCATCTCGTCTCCCTGGGTGGCAAGGACGCAAGCATCTTCCAGTGGCGGGTGTTGGGTGCCGGGGGTGCGGGGCCGGCGCCCGCCACGCCCTCTCGAACCCCTTCCCTGTCCCCCGCTTCCTCTCTCGATGTCTGA
- the EML3 gene encoding echinoderm microtubule-associated protein-like 3 isoform X1 gives MDGAGVPDEDPAQEALQSLSRRLQVQEKEMELVKAALAEALRLLRLQAPPTSLQDSGTPAPTRDCLAAPSGLPPTCSPFLVSRGTQTETEVEMQPPTGPAGLSNGPPAPQGGSEEPSGTQSEGGGSGSGTGSPGPPGGLRLVQPPQCTDAPRRNSSSSSSPSERPRQKLSRKAASSANLLLRSGSTESRGGKDPLFSPGGPGSRRSNYNLEGISVKMFLRGRPITMYIPSGIRSLEELPSGPPPETLSLDWVYGYRGRDSRSNLFVLRSGEVVYFIACVVVLYRPRGGPGGPGGGGQRHYRGHTDCVRCLAVHPDGVRVASGQTAGVDKDGKPLQPVVHIWNSETLLKLQEIGLGAFERGVGALAFSVADQGAFLCVVDDSNEHMLSVWDCSRGTKLAEIKSTNDSVLAVGFNPRDSSCIVTSGKSHVHFWNWSGGAGVPGNGTLTRKQGVFGKYKKPKFIPCFVFLPDGDILTGDSEGNILTWGRSLSDSRTPGRGGAKETYGIVAQAHAHEGSIFALCLRRDGTVLSGGGRDRRLVQWGPGLVALQEAEIPEHFGAVRAIAEGLGSELLVGTTKNALLRGDLAQGFSPVIQGHTDELWGLCTHPFQNRFLTCGHDRQLCLWDGEGHALAWSIDLKETGVCADFHPSGAVVAVGLNTGRWLVLDTETREIVSDVTDGNEQLSVVRYSPDGLYLAIGSHDNMIYIYSVSSDGAKSSRFGRCVGHSSFITHLDWSKDGNFIMSNSGDYEILYWDVAGGCKLLRNRYESRDREWATYTCVLGFHVYGVWPDGSDGTDINSLCRSHNERVVAVADDFCKVHLFQYPCARAKAPSLVYGGHGSHVTSVRFTHDDSHLVSLGGKDASIFQWRVLGAGGAGPAPATPSRTPSLSPASSLDV, from the exons ATGGACGGGGCCGGGGTGCCCG ATGAGGACCCTGCTCAGGAGGCCTTGCAGTCCTTGAGCCGGCGGCTTCAGGTGCAGGAAAAGGAGATGGAGCTGGTGAAGGCGGCCCTGGCCGAAGCCCTTCGCCTGCTGCGGCTACAGgcaccccccacctccctgcaggATTCTGGCACACCAGCTCCAACGAGGGACTG CCTTGCAGCACCCTCAGGATTGCCACCCACatgtagtcccttcttggtgagCCGAGGCAcccagacagagacagaggtggagatGCAGCCACCCACTGGCCCCGCTGGCCTGAGCAACGGGCCCCCCGCCCCTCAGGGAGGCAGTGAAGAGCCGAGCGGGACCCAGTCTGAAGGAGGGGGCAGCGGCAGTGGCACCGGCTCCCCCGGCCCGCCGGGGGGCCTCAGGCTCGTGCAGCCTCCGCAGTGCACTGACGC ACCGCGGAgaaattcctcctcctcctcatcccccTCAGAGCGGCCTCGACAGAAACTCTCCCGGAAGGCGGCTTCCTCGGCCAACCTGCTATTGCGGTCAGGGAGCACAGAGAG CCGTGGGGGGAAAGACCCCCTCTTCAGCCCTGGGGGTCCTGGATCTCGGAGGAGCAATTACAATTTGG AAGGCATCTCAGTGAAGATGTTCCTTCGAGGCCGCCCCATTACCATGTACATCCCGTCTGGCATCCGCAGCCTTGAGGAGCTGCCCAGCGGCCCACCCCCGGAGACCCTCAGCCTTGACTGGGT TTATGGGTACAGGGGTCGCGACTCCCGCTCTAATCTGTTTGTGCTGCGCTCTGGGGAGGTAGTCTACTTTATTGCCTGTGTGGTGGTGCTATACCGGCCCCGGGGAGGCCCAGGAGGTCCTGGAGGTGGCGGCCAGAGACATTACCGGGGGCACACGGACTGCGTGCGATG CCTGGCTGTTCACCCTGATGGTGTTCGGGTAGCCTCAGGACAGACAGCTGGAGTCGATAAGGACGGAAAG CCCCTGCAGCCTGTGGTTCACATCTGGAACTCAGAGACACTGCTGAAGCTGCAGGAGATTGGTCTAGGGGCCTTCGAGCGGGGTGTGGGGGCCCTGGCCTTTTCAGTTGCG GATCAGGGTGCTTTTCTTTGTGTGGTGGATGATTCCAACGAGCACATGCTGTCAGTGTGGGACTGCAGCCGGGGCACAAAGCTGGCTGAGATCAAG AGCACAAATGACTCAGTCCTGGCCGTTGGCTTTAACCCACGCGACAGCAGCTGCATTGTCACTAGTGGGAAATCCCACGTCCACTTCTGGAACTGGAGTGGAGGAGCAGGGGTTCCTGGGAATGGAACCCTCACCCGGAAACAGGGTGTCTTTGGG AAATACAAGAAACCCAAGTTTATCCCTTGTTTTGTGTTCCTCCCGGATGGGGACATTCTCACTGGTGACTCAGAGGGGAACATTCTCACCTGGGGGAGGAGTCTCTCAGATTCCAGGACcccaggcaggggtggggccaAAG AGACCTACGGGATTGTGGCCCAGGCCCATGCTCATGAAGGTTCCATCTTCGCCCTGTGTCTCCGGCGGGACGGGACTGTGCTGAGTGGTGGTGGGCGGGACCGCCGGCTGGTACAGTGGGGGCCCGGGTTGGTGGCCCTCCAAGAGGCTGAG ATTCCTGAACACTTTGGAGCTGTGCGGGCCATTGCTGAGGGGCTGGGTTCTGAGCTGCTGGTGGGAACCACGAAGAATGCATTGCTGAGAGGAGATCTGGCCCAGGGCTTCTCCCCTGTAATCCAG GGCCACACAGACGAGCTCTGGGGACTCTGCACACATCCCTTCCAGAACCGCTTCCTCACCTGCGGCCATGACCGGCAGCTTTGCCTGTGGGATGGGGAGGGCCATGCACTGGCCTGGAGTATCGACCTCAAG GAGACTGGTGTTTGTGCTGATTTTCACCCCAGTGGGGCAGTTGTGGCTGTAGGACTGAACACGGGGAG GTGGCTGGTTTTGGACACAGAGACCAGAGAGATTGTGTCTGATGTCACCGATGGCAATGAGCAGCTCTCAGTGGTCCGGTACAGCCCAG ATGGGTTGTACCTGGCCATTGGTTCCCATGACAACATGATCTACATCTATAGCGTTTCCAGTGATGGTGCCAAGTCCAGCCGCTTTGGCCGCTGTGTG GGTCACTCCAGCTTCATCACTCACCTTGACTGGTCCAAGGATGGAAATTTCATCATGTCCAATTCTGGGGACTATGAGATCCTTTACT GGGATGTGGCTGGAGGCTGCAAGCTGCTGAGGAATCGCTATGAGAGCAGAGACCGGGAGTGGGCCACGtacacctgtgtgctgggctTCCATGTCTATG GCGTGTGGCCGGACGGCTCGGATGGCACCGACATCAACTCCCTGTGCCGCTCGCACAACGAGCGCGTGGTGGCTGTGGCCGACGACTTCTGCAAAGTACACCTCTTCCAGTACCCGTGCGCGCGCGCCAAG GCGCCGAGCCTCGTGTACGGCGGCCACGGCAGCCACGTGACCAGCGTCCGGTTTACGCACGACGACTCCCATCTCGTCTCCCTGGGTGGCAAGGACGCAAGCATCTTCCAGTGGCGGGTGTTGGGTGCCGGGGGTGCGGGGCCGGCGCCCGCCACGCCCTCTCGAACCCCTTCCCTGTCCCCCGCTTCCTCTCTCGATGTCTGA
- the EML3 gene encoding echinoderm microtubule-associated protein-like 3 isoform X2: MELVKAALAEALRLLRLQAPPTSLQDSGTPAPTRDCLAAPSGLPPTCSPFLVSRGTQTETEVEMQPPTGPAGLSNGPPAPQGGSEEPSGTQSEGGGSGSGTGSPGPPGGLRLVQPPQCTDAPRRNSSSSSSPSERPRQKLSRKAASSANLLLRSGSTESRGGKDPLFSPGGPGSRRSNYNLEGISVKMFLRGRPITMYIPSGIRSLEELPSGPPPETLSLDWVYGYRGRDSRSNLFVLRSGEVVYFIACVVVLYRPRGGPGGPGGGGQRHYRGHTDCVRCLAVHPDGVRVASGQTAGVDKDGKPLQPVVHIWNSETLLKLQEIGLGAFERGVGALAFSVADQGAFLCVVDDSNEHMLSVWDCSRGTKLAEIKSTNDSVLAVGFNPRDSSCIVTSGKSHVHFWNWSGGAGVPGNGTLTRKQGVFGKYKKPKFIPCFVFLPDGDILTGDSEGNILTWGRSLSDSRTPGRGGAKETYGIVAQAHAHEGSIFALCLRRDGTVLSGGGRDRRLVQWGPGLVALQEAEIPEHFGAVRAIAEGLGSELLVGTTKNALLRGDLAQGFSPVIQGHTDELWGLCTHPFQNRFLTCGHDRQLCLWDGEGHALAWSIDLKETGVCADFHPSGAVVAVGLNTGRWLVLDTETREIVSDVTDGNEQLSVVRYSPDGLYLAIGSHDNMIYIYSVSSDGAKSSRFGRCVGHSSFITHLDWSKDGNFIMSNSGDYEILYWDVAGGCKLLRNRYESRDREWATYTCVLGFHVYGVWPDGSDGTDINSLCRSHNERVVAVADDFCKVHLFQYPCARAKAPSLVYGGHGSHVTSVRFTHDDSHLVSLGGKDASIFQWRVLGAGGAGPAPATPSRTPSLSPASSLDV; encoded by the exons ATGGAGCTGGTGAAGGCGGCCCTGGCCGAAGCCCTTCGCCTGCTGCGGCTACAGgcaccccccacctccctgcaggATTCTGGCACACCAGCTCCAACGAGGGACTG CCTTGCAGCACCCTCAGGATTGCCACCCACatgtagtcccttcttggtgagCCGAGGCAcccagacagagacagaggtggagatGCAGCCACCCACTGGCCCCGCTGGCCTGAGCAACGGGCCCCCCGCCCCTCAGGGAGGCAGTGAAGAGCCGAGCGGGACCCAGTCTGAAGGAGGGGGCAGCGGCAGTGGCACCGGCTCCCCCGGCCCGCCGGGGGGCCTCAGGCTCGTGCAGCCTCCGCAGTGCACTGACGC ACCGCGGAgaaattcctcctcctcctcatcccccTCAGAGCGGCCTCGACAGAAACTCTCCCGGAAGGCGGCTTCCTCGGCCAACCTGCTATTGCGGTCAGGGAGCACAGAGAG CCGTGGGGGGAAAGACCCCCTCTTCAGCCCTGGGGGTCCTGGATCTCGGAGGAGCAATTACAATTTGG AAGGCATCTCAGTGAAGATGTTCCTTCGAGGCCGCCCCATTACCATGTACATCCCGTCTGGCATCCGCAGCCTTGAGGAGCTGCCCAGCGGCCCACCCCCGGAGACCCTCAGCCTTGACTGGGT TTATGGGTACAGGGGTCGCGACTCCCGCTCTAATCTGTTTGTGCTGCGCTCTGGGGAGGTAGTCTACTTTATTGCCTGTGTGGTGGTGCTATACCGGCCCCGGGGAGGCCCAGGAGGTCCTGGAGGTGGCGGCCAGAGACATTACCGGGGGCACACGGACTGCGTGCGATG CCTGGCTGTTCACCCTGATGGTGTTCGGGTAGCCTCAGGACAGACAGCTGGAGTCGATAAGGACGGAAAG CCCCTGCAGCCTGTGGTTCACATCTGGAACTCAGAGACACTGCTGAAGCTGCAGGAGATTGGTCTAGGGGCCTTCGAGCGGGGTGTGGGGGCCCTGGCCTTTTCAGTTGCG GATCAGGGTGCTTTTCTTTGTGTGGTGGATGATTCCAACGAGCACATGCTGTCAGTGTGGGACTGCAGCCGGGGCACAAAGCTGGCTGAGATCAAG AGCACAAATGACTCAGTCCTGGCCGTTGGCTTTAACCCACGCGACAGCAGCTGCATTGTCACTAGTGGGAAATCCCACGTCCACTTCTGGAACTGGAGTGGAGGAGCAGGGGTTCCTGGGAATGGAACCCTCACCCGGAAACAGGGTGTCTTTGGG AAATACAAGAAACCCAAGTTTATCCCTTGTTTTGTGTTCCTCCCGGATGGGGACATTCTCACTGGTGACTCAGAGGGGAACATTCTCACCTGGGGGAGGAGTCTCTCAGATTCCAGGACcccaggcaggggtggggccaAAG AGACCTACGGGATTGTGGCCCAGGCCCATGCTCATGAAGGTTCCATCTTCGCCCTGTGTCTCCGGCGGGACGGGACTGTGCTGAGTGGTGGTGGGCGGGACCGCCGGCTGGTACAGTGGGGGCCCGGGTTGGTGGCCCTCCAAGAGGCTGAG ATTCCTGAACACTTTGGAGCTGTGCGGGCCATTGCTGAGGGGCTGGGTTCTGAGCTGCTGGTGGGAACCACGAAGAATGCATTGCTGAGAGGAGATCTGGCCCAGGGCTTCTCCCCTGTAATCCAG GGCCACACAGACGAGCTCTGGGGACTCTGCACACATCCCTTCCAGAACCGCTTCCTCACCTGCGGCCATGACCGGCAGCTTTGCCTGTGGGATGGGGAGGGCCATGCACTGGCCTGGAGTATCGACCTCAAG GAGACTGGTGTTTGTGCTGATTTTCACCCCAGTGGGGCAGTTGTGGCTGTAGGACTGAACACGGGGAG GTGGCTGGTTTTGGACACAGAGACCAGAGAGATTGTGTCTGATGTCACCGATGGCAATGAGCAGCTCTCAGTGGTCCGGTACAGCCCAG ATGGGTTGTACCTGGCCATTGGTTCCCATGACAACATGATCTACATCTATAGCGTTTCCAGTGATGGTGCCAAGTCCAGCCGCTTTGGCCGCTGTGTG GGTCACTCCAGCTTCATCACTCACCTTGACTGGTCCAAGGATGGAAATTTCATCATGTCCAATTCTGGGGACTATGAGATCCTTTACT GGGATGTGGCTGGAGGCTGCAAGCTGCTGAGGAATCGCTATGAGAGCAGAGACCGGGAGTGGGCCACGtacacctgtgtgctgggctTCCATGTCTATG GCGTGTGGCCGGACGGCTCGGATGGCACCGACATCAACTCCCTGTGCCGCTCGCACAACGAGCGCGTGGTGGCTGTGGCCGACGACTTCTGCAAAGTACACCTCTTCCAGTACCCGTGCGCGCGCGCCAAG GCGCCGAGCCTCGTGTACGGCGGCCACGGCAGCCACGTGACCAGCGTCCGGTTTACGCACGACGACTCCCATCTCGTCTCCCTGGGTGGCAAGGACGCAAGCATCTTCCAGTGGCGGGTGTTGGGTGCCGGGGGTGCGGGGCCGGCGCCCGCCACGCCCTCTCGAACCCCTTCCCTGTCCCCCGCTTCCTCTCTCGATGTCTGA